The following nucleotide sequence is from Anopheles stephensi strain Indian chromosome 3, UCI_ANSTEP_V1.0, whole genome shotgun sequence.
CCATCAATCGTCCGTGCGTTACCATATCCCAGCAAGGATCACTCCCCAGTGAAAACAGTTCCCACAGCAGCACGCCGTACGACCAAACATCCGAGCTGCTCGTAAACGATCCTTGCCCCTCGAGACATTCCGGAGCGATACGCTCCAGAGACTGGACGTTTCGTTGGGTAAGTTTACTAGACGAATTTAACCGTCGAGGTACTGCAAAGTTTGCCAACTTCACAATGCTGCCCTCACCGAGCAGCACATTGTAAGCGGATAGATTACCGTAAACATAGGCACGCGAGGCGAGATATTGCAGGCCGCAAGCGATCTGATATGACCAGCTGAGGAGATCAAATTTGGTAAAAGAGTGGCTTACACTGAACGTACTCGGTGTAGTGTTACTAAAACAGAGAGAAGTGcattaaagagagagagaggctcgATTCGTAATGCCTACTCTTACCCGGAATCATAGACAAACAATGCGTCGCTATTATCGTCTCGAAACGCGTAACTATTTTGACGTAGAAAGGTTTTAAGATTGCCAAACCGACAGTACTCCGTTATAAGAAAAAGCTCTCCTAAATAAGGTCTTTGacttttaatttgaaaaataatgtcGGTGAAGTTGGTTTTCTTACCATGGTTTATGTTTTCCGTTACGATTCCGAGCAAGTTAAGAACGTTCACGTGATGTCCCACGTGTATGTAAGACTTCAGCTCGTCCAGAACGGTTTCACGATCATATTTCTCTACAGCTTCCTTGGCCATTACCTCGATCTCCGTGGTAGGATCACCAGCAACACCCGTCACGATCGCTCTCCAGTACACCCCGTACTCGCCCTTTTCTATCTTTTCGACCAGCTGTACCTTCTCGCGTCGAAACTGATAAACTTTGGCGTAAATCTCTTCCGTGCTCAAGGGCTGATCACCATTAAAGCCATTACCCTTAAAAACTTGCTTTCTTCTTGAAGACTTTTTATAGACGCAAGTGATGTAAATCATAATAAGGATTACAATGCACGCGAATACAATCACTAGAATCAGCATGATTAGATACGTTGTAGTCGCACTTTCAATGCTGGTGGACGTTTGCAGCACTGTCTCAGTGGATTTAACTCCTTGCTCCGATGAAACGTCACATATTAGTATACCAGGCAAGAGAGACAGCACGTTCGGAAGATGTTTCTCTTGGAGCTCttcctagaaaaaaaaaaacatcttcatTACTAAACTCAACCCCAATTTCAAACCAACTCCTTTTGCATTACAAACTCCAGCTTTAGTTTCACTTTTCTCGCACGACAATCGTGCCAAAGTTGAGATTTACATGGTATGAAAGACAGTTCAATCTTTGGATTCGCTAGCCCATCACTTTGACACAACAGATGGATGAGGTTCATGTCCAATCAACTCCACTTGCAACGCGATCGCTCCCAGGCCAGTGAGAACACAAACTAGAGTAGAACCCCAACCCGGCAATGACTCAAGGCGTCTGACTGCAATTTGATGCCCTAATTCGATGCGATAAGCAACTTCATTAGCCACAACAACTACCAACGTTCCGCAGTTAGCACACCTGCGTGATTAGAACTTTGAGGTATTGTGATACGATCAACGTCTGATAGTAATACACACAACCCAGCGCAATATGCTTACTTACCTTCTCACGGGCTTCATTCTTCACACCTCCAACTACACACGCCATTTTCGGATATCTCTCGCACATAATTCCAGTCCGCCACCCCgaggttgtgtttttcttctctctttcttgcaAAATTAGTCATACATCGAACATTAATGCTTGCTTGTTTCATCGCACTAATCCTATCGCTGGCAAATGGGGCGCCTGGCAGCGGTTTGTTAGTGTGTTTATGCTTGTTTCTTCTATCGGTTGGCAATACAGTGGCACCAATGCACCAAAAGTCGGTTAAAGAAGTGCGTTTCCGGAATTCGTTGTAGCGACGAGAGTTACAGAAGCTATAGGCTGGTGGACTTGGGCGAAGTATCTTCCAGAGTCTGACGGTGTATGATCCAGTAAGTAGCCGCCCTAAATAACCAGCTGATTGCGGTACCGGGGTGGTTCCGGAAAATCGCCCAAATATTCCGAATGCTTGATGCCAAAGCTGTACGCTGGTACGTGGCCGAGGTTTATCTAAGTAGGTGGTGCATTGTGATTGTGAGGCGTGAACGTCGATGAGCGAACGAAGAGGATGACACACGCGGAAAAACAGAACCCCGCACGAGAGATACGTaccgggggaggaaaaaaagagtaTGATTATAATTACAATGCTTCAACGATGACGCATCTTCATGTCCAGAAGCATGGTTTCAAGCTGTTCACATATCTGGGAGCCTTCTGTGCCAGATAGTTGGAGTGCCGAATGGAAAAGGAATAGGCAGGAACTCTTTGGAACAGATTCAAACCCTGGTGGCAATAAACGTTCAAAATTCAACAAAATCATGAGAATGGtacagagaaaacaaaaacaaaatcccagTTTTTTCACATGAACCCCAATGAAAGAAGGGAAAGCACAGACAGAGCAGATAAATAACGAGACTCCACCGACGTCGTCGTCAAACCGAAGCCGGTTGCCTACCTTTTCCGGATAGTGTGCGGCCGGTCCGGGCTTGAGCGCTTCGTCCGTCGGTCGCCGGAACCGGGTTGCCATCGAGAACATCGGGGCCCGTCTTACCAGCGGATCGATCTTCGCATCGTAGTGACCGGGACCGGGGAACCCAATGCACTCAGGAAGAGTTTGCTTCTGTCGGCCGGTGATTGTGTAGGCTGGCGCCGAACGGATCGGCCCTTCCTTGCTCGAACCGAGCACATTCGGGATGTGGTATTCGTTTGGAGCTGGCACgatttggggggggggggattttgTTCGTTCAGACATACATCAGCATCAGGATCAAAAATTcggagagagacagagaaagaaaTAGAGAACGAAGACAAATCACGATCCAGGTGCTTCAAATAGCGCATCATCTAAAGACCCTGGAGGATCGCTTCCtctcgccacacacacacaataagcCAGTAGGGTGGGTTTGAGAACTAGACCAACACAGGAAGGTGCAGGTCGTAAATGGGTAGCAGCGAAAGCGATTAGGAacacaaaacgaaagcaaagtACAAGTACTACGCTGCCATTCAAACAAACTATCGTAACACGAGCAACACTACTAAACTAACTGCACCGACAAACGACTACAGTAACAGGAGGCGTCCAGGGGCGTCCAGAGATGCAGGACATCCGCTATCTGTCTATGGGCGGACCTCTTCTCTAGGCCCTGAAGTGCCCGGTGCACACCATACGCTGATGCTGCACGTTGGCAAGCTGCTTCACGCCTGCAATGCAGTTCGGGACCAGTCCTTCACCGATCGCCTCAACGCTTGCCGACGACCGTTCCTCGGTCGTTGTCTTCCGCTCGCGTACCACCTTCATCGAACCGCCCGATGTTCTCGTGGTGGTGACGGTCGTGAACGTGTTTTCACCACCCTGTCCATTCTGTACCGTGCTGGAGCTGGCGGTGTTGGAGACGTTCCTCGATTCGCTACTACGGTTGGCAACCGTCGAGGTACCGTTGCTGAGCTTCAACGTTTTCAACGAAGCAGCCACTGCAGCTGCCGATTCATCACTCAGCACCACAACTGCATGCACCGACACAACAAACAGAACATGGATCGGAATCAACGGGTCAACGGGAAACgtgggaaacaaaaacatagaaacgaaaagaaaggaaacagATACGAGTGTATTCGACAACGTTGCATGCAGACATCCAATGTAACAACGAGACCATTCGCATGCGCATAACGATAACGCAACGGATGCGGAAGAAAGCGGCAAAAAAAGCATTACCTGGACCGTCGTGAGTGATCGTTTCGTGATTTACCTTCACGCCGAAGCTGAATGCTGGGGCACAGTCAGTTTTACACTTTTCCGGTTGATAGGCCGATGGTGCTGAGGAGAAATGCGGGAAGAAGCGATATTGTAAGTGGCTTAGGCCTTAGCAAATTGGTTTCCAACTCCTCCTTACCCGGTGTATCGCGAAGTGTTTCACCTTTATGCTTAATACCGAAACTGTACGCTGGAGAGTGGTCCAGCTTCACCTTATCTGGATTGTAGGCTCCAGGAGCTGAAAGTATAGCGAGTGAGGCATATTGAAGTATGTATACAAAGCTTAAAATTCTTCTTGTGCTGATTCTGGCTAGTAGCAACTAAGATTCTTCTAAGGCACGAGGCTCTACAGCCGCTAAGTTACTTAAATGTATGAAGATATTCAGCTGCATTCTAATTAGACATTAACTCGTAAACTGCATCCCAGGCACCTACCTGGTACATCATTCGGCTTCTCTCGGTTCACCTTTATTCCAAACGGATACGCCGGCGAATGATCAAGCTTCACTTTCTCCACCGAATACGTGCCCGGTGCCGGGGTCATATCGACCTTATCAATCACCGACTTCACGCCAAACGTGTAAGCTGGACTGTTGTCTAGCTTTACTGCTTCCGGATTGTATGCGCCAGGAGCTGGGATAATATCGATCTTATCGATATGTGGCTTCACCCCGAACGTAAAAGCTGGATGGTGGATCACATACTTCTCTGGGGAGTATGTACCTGGCGCCGGCGTAGGATTCACCTTCGTCGTCTGAGGCTTCACACCGAACGTGTAGGCCGGTGTATGCGAATCCTGTACCTTGTCGGTATCGTACGCTCCGGGACCTGGGATGGTGCTAGGCTTTTCTACATTGGTCCTAATACCGAACGAGTACGCTGGACAACACTTATCCACGACCTTATCCGCGTCGTACGCACCCGGTCCGGGAATAATGTTGGGCTTTTCGATGTGTGGCTTAACTCCGAACGAGTACGCCGGGGAAGACTTATCGATCACTTTGTCCGCATCGTACGCTCCGGGGCCAGGAATAATGCTTGGTTTTTCGACGCTCGTTTTAACTCCGAACGAGTACGCCGGGGAGGATTTGTCGATCACTTTATCTGCATCGTATGCACCCGGTCCGGGGATAATACTGGGCTTCTCTACGTTCGTTTTAACACCGAACGAGTATGCTGGGGAAGACTTGTCGATCACTTTGTCCGAATCGTACGCTCCAGGGCCAGGAATAGCGCTCGGCTTTTCCACGCTGTGTTTTACTCCGAAGGAGTACGCCGGAGTTGTTTTATCATTCATTTTATCCGCATCGTACGCTCCTGGACCCGGGATCGCACTCGGCTTCTCCACGCTGTGCTTTACTCCGAAGGAGTATGCTGGGGAAGACTTGTCGATCACTTTATCCGCATCGTAGGCGCCAGGGCCGGGAATCGCACTTGGTTTTTCTACGTTATGCTTTACTCCGAAGGAGTACGCAGGGGTAGTTTTATCGTTCACTTTATCCGAATCGTACGCTCCAGGTCCTGGGACTACACTCGGTTTCTCTACGCTATGCTTTACTCCGAAGGAGTAAGCAGGAGATGATTTGTCAATTGTCTTGTCCGCATCGTAAGCGCCAGGACCAGGAATAGCACTCGGCTTCTCTACGTTGTGCTTTACTCCGAAAGAGTAAGCTGGGGTAGACTTATCATTCACTTTGTCCGAATCGTACGCTCCAGGTCCGGGGACTACGCTCGGTTTCTCCACGTTGTGCTTTACTCCGAAGGAGTACGCTGGTGTAGACTTATCATTCACTTTGTCCGAATCGTAAGCTCCAGGCCCGGGGACTACGCTCGGTTTCTCCACGTTTGTCCTGGCACCGAACGAGTACGCCGGTGAGGACTTATCTACCTTTTCCGCGTCGTACGCACCCGGTCCAGGGATCGCACTAGGCTTTTCTACGTGGGTCTTCACACCGAACGAGTACGACGGTGACGAATGGTCGTGTTTATCCGCATCGTAAGCACCCGGTCCAGGCACTAAACTTGGCTTCTGTACGTTCGTTTTCACCCCGAACGAGTATGCTGGGGAAGATTTATCCAACGACTTGTCTGCGTCATACGCACCCGGTCCCGGGATTCGCTCCACCTTATCCGTGTGTGTCTTAACACCGAACGAATACGACGGTGTAGCATGGTCGACACGATCAGCATTGTACGCGCCCGGCCCGGGTATATTGTTCGGTTTTGCAACATCCGGTCGCAGTCCAAACGAGTACGCCGGTGACTTTCCATCCACCGCCTTATCCGCGTCATACGCACCCGGACCAGGATTGGCACTTGGTTTCTCTGGCTTCGAGCGCACACCGAAGCTGTACGCCGGGCTACTATCTACTTTGGCCTTCTCGGGAGAGTACGCTCCGGGAGCGGGTATATTGTCCGGTTTATCGATTGTCGGTCGAATGCCGAAGCTATACTTCGGCGTCGAGTCTAGGTTCGCCTTCTCGGGGCAGTAAGCACCCGGCGCGGGCGTTACGTTCGGTTTCGAGACGTTCGTGCGCATTCCAAAGCTGTAGGCCGGTTGATGGTCTAGATTCACCTTCTCCACCTGGTACGCAGACGGACCGGGCGTGTTGTTCGGTTTGTCATGATTGATGCGCATGCCGAATGCAAATGCAGGTGAGTGATCGATCAGCTTCTTGGCCTTTTCCGGCTCGTAAGCGCCCGGTGCTTTGCGGATGAACGATGCGTTGTGCGGATGGATGAACGTGCCAGAAAGCCGCGGATCAGCAAAATGAGGCAGCCATGAGCGAGGATGGGcaaaacggaaacgaaaccaaaagAATATAACAATTTGTTAAGCGACGTTCAGGTTACGCTATAGTGCTATGATCTTCTGTTGTTCGCCCTGTACTTCGCACTTACCAGGGTTAGAGTTGGGCTTCTCGATTGCGGGCCGGATGCCGAAGCTGTACGATGGCGTGTTGTTTATCTTTACCTTTTCAGGCTCGTATGCTCCAGGTGCTGGAGTGTTGTTCGGCTTCTCCATGATCGTCTTCAGCCCAAAGCTGTAGGCCGGTTTCTTATCCAGCGCTAGTGCCTTTTCTGGCTGGTAAGCTCCGGGTGCTAGAAAACGTCGTAAGAGTACAATGAGTATCGCAAGAAATACATCCTCCATGGATTGATCGTAGCCTTATTGATAGCCTAGTTGTTCTAGAGCCCTGTTAGAATGACGCCCCAGAATGATGTTATGGTGTTATAATGAAGTTAGCTTTGTATCTTGTATTATGCGAAtagctctgctgctgctcaagTCGTCTGAAGTATTGAATAGGTTCTCCTTCTCATGCCCTATTCCGTCACCTCCCTGTCGGACTCCTCAATTTCGCTTCATAACTAGACTCTAAATGAAACTCCCAAAAAGTCCAAACATGTGTAGAGTAGACCTAATTTGTACCGCCATCTGGTATGCCTCTCAAGCCCTCATACGCATTCAGAACCATCTCTCAAGTTCGTCAACAACTTACCAGGCGTCTC
It contains:
- the LOC118509153 gene encoding proline-rich extensin-like protein EPR1 isoform X4, with the translated sequence MGGFEQRPWTPTKRRGPIAAEHRGPGPQYLLPQLLGTKVVDSKRQAAPAYSFGQRHKPRTESFSPGPLYNITGLGCKGKDAPPAYCLQSRPKEIPKYLTPAPGEYNIEKADKMLVKSAPKYTFGVKKPPNPTSQTPAPGAYQPEKALALDKKPAYSFGLKTIMEKPNNTPAPGAYEPEKVKINNTPSYSFGIRPAIEKPNSNPAPGAYEPEKAKKLIDHSPAFAFGMRINHDKPNNTPGPSAYQVEKVNLDHQPAYSFGMRTNVSKPNVTPAPGAYCPEKANLDSTPKYSFGIRPTIDKPDNIPAPGAYSPEKAKVDSSPAYSFGVRSKPEKPSANPGPGAYDADKAVDGKSPAYSFGLRPDVAKPNNIPGPGAYNADRVDHATPSYSFGVKTHTDKVERIPGPGAYDADKSLDKSSPAYSFGVKTNVQKPSLVPGPGAYDADKHDHSSPSYSFGVKTHVEKPSAIPGPGAYDAEKVDKSSPAYSFGARTNVEKPSVVPGPGAYDSDKVNDKSTPAYSFGVKHNVEKPSVVPGPGAYDSDKVNDKSTPAYSFGVKHNVEKPSAIPGPGAYDADKTIDKSSPAYSFGVKHSVEKPSVVPGPGAYDSDKVNDKTTPAYSFGVKHNVEKPSAIPGPGAYDADKVIDKSSPAYSFGVKHSVEKPSAIPGPGAYDADKMNDKTTPAYSFGVKHSVEKPSAIPGPGAYDSDKVIDKSSPAYSFGVKTNVEKPSIIPGPGAYDADKVIDKSSPAYSFGVKTSVEKPSIIPGPGAYDADKVIDKSSPAYSFGVKPHIEKPNIIPGPGAYDADKVVDKCCPAYSFGIRTNVEKPSTIPGPGAYDTDKVQDSHTPAYTFGVKPQTTKVNPTPAPGTYSPEKYVIHHPAFTFGVKPHIDKIDIIPAPGAYNPEAVKLDNSPAYTFGVKSVIDKVDMTPAPGTYSVEKVKLDHSPAYPFGIKVNREKPNDVPAPGAYNPDKVKLDHSPAYSFGIKHKGETLRDTPAPSAYQPEKCKTDCAPAFSFGVKVNHETITHDGPVVVLSDESAAAVAASLKTLKLSNGTSTVANRSSESRNVSNTASSSTVQNGQGGENTFTTVTTTRTSGGSMKVVRERKTTTEERSSASVEAIGEGLVPNCIAGVKQLANVQHQRMVCTGHFRA
- the LOC118509153 gene encoding proline-rich extensin-like protein EPR1 isoform X3, translating into MVVLASTKTKHLSSTTTTTTYRQKSTTIKKRYRDSYRVMGGFEQRPWTPTKRRGPIAAEHRGPGPQYLLPQLLGTKVVDSKRQAAPAYSFGQRHKPRTESFSPGPLYNITGLGCKGKDAPPAYCLQSRPKEIPKYLTPAPGEYNIEKADKMLVKSAPKYTFGVKKPPNPTSQTPAPGAYQPEKALALDKKPAYSFGLKTIMEKPNNTPAPGAYEPEKVKINNTPSYSFGIRPAIEKPNSNPAPGAYEPEKAKKLIDHSPAFAFGMRINHDKPNNTPGPSAYQVEKVNLDHQPAYSFGMRTNVSKPNVTPAPGAYCPEKANLDSTPKYSFGIRPTIDKPDNIPAPGAYSPEKAKVDSSPAYSFGVRSKPEKPSANPGPGAYDADKAVDGKSPAYSFGLRPDVAKPNNIPGPGAYNADRVDHATPSYSFGVKTHTDKVERIPGPGAYDADKSLDKSSPAYSFGVKTNVQKPSLVPGPGAYDADKHDHSSPSYSFGVKTHVEKPSAIPGPGAYDAEKVDKSSPAYSFGARTNVEKPSVVPGPGAYDSDKVNDKSTPAYSFGVKHNVEKPSVVPGPGAYDSDKVNDKSTPAYSFGVKHNVEKPSAIPGPGAYDADKTIDKSSPAYSFGVKHSVEKPSVVPGPGAYDSDKVNDKTTPAYSFGVKHNVEKPSAIPGPGAYDADKVIDKSSPAYSFGVKHSVEKPSAIPGPGAYDADKMNDKTTPAYSFGVKHSVEKPSAIPGPGAYDSDKVIDKSSPAYSFGVKTNVEKPSIIPGPGAYDADKVIDKSSPAYSFGVKTSVEKPSIIPGPGAYDADKVIDKSSPAYSFGVKPHIEKPNIIPGPGAYDADKVVDKCCPAYSFGIRTNVEKPSTIPGPGAYDTDKVQDSHTPAYTFGVKPQTTKVNPTPAPGTYSPEKYVIHHPAFTFGVKPHIDKIDIIPAPGAYNPEAVKLDNSPAYTFGVKSVIDKVDMTPAPGTYSVEKVKLDHSPAYPFGIKVNREKPNDVPAPGAYNPDKVKLDHSPAYSFGIKHKGETLRDTPAPSAYQPEKCKTDCAPAFSFGVKVNHETITHDGPVVVLSDESAAAVAASLKTLKLSNGTSTVANRSSESRNVSNTASSSTVQNGQGGENTFTTVTTTRTSGGSMKVVRERKTTTEERSSASVEAIGEGLVPNCIAGVKQLANVQHQRMVCTGHFRA
- the LOC118509154 gene encoding platelet-derived growth factor receptor beta-like isoform X1: MNLIHLLCQSDGLANPKIELSFIPCKSQLWHDCRARKVKLKLEFEELQEKHLPNVLSLLPGILICDVSSEQGVKSTETVLQTSTSIESATTTYLIMLILVIVFACIVILIMIYITCVYKKSSRRKQVFKGNGFNGDQPLSTEEIYAKVYQFRREKVQLVEKIEKGEYGVYWRAIVTGVAGDPTTEIEVMAKEAVEKYDRETVLDELKSYIHVGHHVNVLNLLGIVTENINHGKKTNFTDIIFQIKSQRPYLGELFLITEYCRFGNLKTFLRQNSYAFRDDNSDALFVYDSG
- the LOC118509153 gene encoding proline-rich extensin-like protein EPR1 isoform X2, with translation MGGFEQRPWTPTKRRGPIAAEHRGPGPQYLLPQLLGTKVVDSKRQAAPAYSFGQRHKPRTESFSPGPLYNITGLGCKGKDAPPAYCLQSRPKEIPKYLTPAPGEYNIEKADKMLVKSAPKYTFGVKKPPNPTSQTPAPGDYKPERVTLDSTPKFSFGIKTESKIRNDTPAPGTYSPEKVLKDKSPKYSFGLKVIPEKIEETPAPGAYQPEKALALDKKPAYSFGLKTIMEKPNNTPAPGAYEPEKVKINNTPSYSFGIRPAIEKPNSNPAPGAYEPEKAKKLIDHSPAFAFGMRINHDKPNNTPGPSAYQVEKVNLDHQPAYSFGMRTNVSKPNVTPAPGAYCPEKANLDSTPKYSFGIRPTIDKPDNIPAPGAYSPEKAKVDSSPAYSFGVRSKPEKPSANPGPGAYDADKAVDGKSPAYSFGLRPDVAKPNNIPGPGAYNADRVDHATPSYSFGVKTHTDKVERIPGPGAYDADKSLDKSSPAYSFGVKTNVQKPSLVPGPGAYDADKHDHSSPSYSFGVKTHVEKPSAIPGPGAYDAEKVDKSSPAYSFGARTNVEKPSVVPGPGAYDSDKVNDKSTPAYSFGVKHNVEKPSVVPGPGAYDSDKVNDKSTPAYSFGVKHNVEKPSAIPGPGAYDADKTIDKSSPAYSFGVKHSVEKPSVVPGPGAYDSDKVNDKTTPAYSFGVKHNVEKPSAIPGPGAYDADKVIDKSSPAYSFGVKHSVEKPSAIPGPGAYDADKMNDKTTPAYSFGVKHSVEKPSAIPGPGAYDSDKVIDKSSPAYSFGVKTNVEKPSIIPGPGAYDADKVIDKSSPAYSFGVKTSVEKPSIIPGPGAYDADKVIDKSSPAYSFGVKPHIEKPNIIPGPGAYDADKVVDKCCPAYSFGIRTNVEKPSTIPGPGAYDTDKVQDSHTPAYTFGVKPQTTKVNPTPAPGTYSPEKYVIHHPAFTFGVKPHIDKIDIIPAPGAYNPEAVKLDNSPAYTFGVKSVIDKVDMTPAPGTYSVEKVKLDHSPAYPFGIKVNREKPNDVPAPGAYNPDKVKLDHSPAYSFGIKHKGETLRDTPAPSAYQPEKCKTDCAPAFSFGVKVNHETITHDGPVVVLSDESAAAVAASLKTLKLSNGTSTVANRSSESRNVSNTASSSTVQNGQGGENTFTTVTTTRTSGGSMKVVRERKTTTEERSSASVEAIGEGLVPNCIAGVKQLANVQHQRMVCTGHFRA
- the LOC118509153 gene encoding proline-rich extensin-like protein EPR1 isoform X1, which encodes MVVLASTKTKHLSSTTTTTTYRQKSTTIKKRYRDSYRVMGGFEQRPWTPTKRRGPIAAEHRGPGPQYLLPQLLGTKVVDSKRQAAPAYSFGQRHKPRTESFSPGPLYNITGLGCKGKDAPPAYCLQSRPKEIPKYLTPAPGEYNIEKADKMLVKSAPKYTFGVKKPPNPTSQTPAPGDYKPERVTLDSTPKFSFGIKTESKIRNDTPAPGTYSPEKVLKDKSPKYSFGLKVIPEKIEETPAPGAYQPEKALALDKKPAYSFGLKTIMEKPNNTPAPGAYEPEKVKINNTPSYSFGIRPAIEKPNSNPAPGAYEPEKAKKLIDHSPAFAFGMRINHDKPNNTPGPSAYQVEKVNLDHQPAYSFGMRTNVSKPNVTPAPGAYCPEKANLDSTPKYSFGIRPTIDKPDNIPAPGAYSPEKAKVDSSPAYSFGVRSKPEKPSANPGPGAYDADKAVDGKSPAYSFGLRPDVAKPNNIPGPGAYNADRVDHATPSYSFGVKTHTDKVERIPGPGAYDADKSLDKSSPAYSFGVKTNVQKPSLVPGPGAYDADKHDHSSPSYSFGVKTHVEKPSAIPGPGAYDAEKVDKSSPAYSFGARTNVEKPSVVPGPGAYDSDKVNDKSTPAYSFGVKHNVEKPSVVPGPGAYDSDKVNDKSTPAYSFGVKHNVEKPSAIPGPGAYDADKTIDKSSPAYSFGVKHSVEKPSVVPGPGAYDSDKVNDKTTPAYSFGVKHNVEKPSAIPGPGAYDADKVIDKSSPAYSFGVKHSVEKPSAIPGPGAYDADKMNDKTTPAYSFGVKHSVEKPSAIPGPGAYDSDKVIDKSSPAYSFGVKTNVEKPSIIPGPGAYDADKVIDKSSPAYSFGVKTSVEKPSIIPGPGAYDADKVIDKSSPAYSFGVKPHIEKPNIIPGPGAYDADKVVDKCCPAYSFGIRTNVEKPSTIPGPGAYDTDKVQDSHTPAYTFGVKPQTTKVNPTPAPGTYSPEKYVIHHPAFTFGVKPHIDKIDIIPAPGAYNPEAVKLDNSPAYTFGVKSVIDKVDMTPAPGTYSVEKVKLDHSPAYPFGIKVNREKPNDVPAPGAYNPDKVKLDHSPAYSFGIKHKGETLRDTPAPSAYQPEKCKTDCAPAFSFGVKVNHETITHDGPVVVLSDESAAAVAASLKTLKLSNGTSTVANRSSESRNVSNTASSSTVQNGQGGENTFTTVTTTRTSGGSMKVVRERKTTTEERSSASVEAIGEGLVPNCIAGVKQLANVQHQRMVCTGHFRA
- the LOC118509154 gene encoding platelet-derived growth factor receptor beta-like isoform X2, which codes for MNLIHLLCQSDGLANPKIELSFIPCKSQLWHDCRARKVKLKLEFEELQEKHLPNVLSLLPGILICDVSSEQGVKSTETVLQTSTSIESATTTYLIMLILVIVFACIVILIMIYITCVYKKSSRRKQVFKGNGFNGDQPLSTEEIYAKVYQFRREKVQLVEKIEKGEYGVYWRAIVTGVAGDPTTEIEVMAKEAVEKYDRETVLDELKSYIHVGHHVNVLNLLGIVTENINHGELFLITEYCRFGNLKTFLRQNSYAFRDDNSDALFVYDSG